A DNA window from Daucus carota subsp. sativus chromosome 3, DH1 v3.0, whole genome shotgun sequence contains the following coding sequences:
- the LOC108211594 gene encoding uncharacterized protein LOC108211594 — protein sequence MADSNDYNSLFSLLISDIKSYSGRDPLVPWLRGIRKLKDTLPPQLLREKLPRFLQKCAETFVSDRRYANDLRYLRVWLQLMDFVDDPGAVLGTMKANHIGLKMSLFYQAYALYYEKLKRFEEAEKMYHLGAKNLAEPMEELQKSFEQFIQRMKRHKNKRMERQAWKTKTRPLPAGLVSLSSKENIENNENKNVTAGHKKSLPETQAKFGHTEKESKYPGSTSNLNHVELRTIPSLKKKSSLKHHDGSENHIGEDTVVVKFVGTAIVGKSEAEDACHHGLVEPTINTKEALNAINSMFQEPLEPAHGSRRSQKNQTKAAQISANGFEVFVDENLDNGVGTSNHKLEMISSNPNHRIEESHQPVQEPFQIYIDDDDSNDTTKRGQENNFKHKEAQGLKDAAPFPGSKGSMFLKAPLENSKASNVEKPPRTLVREDTAVYRFVGSTISEEPQVENVCHHGLVEPTINLKEAMNDINNMFGKPIEFMRKNRPRKQQDKAKEKKIDCGEFLILPDDELDNKPAKIKASSCSRSESDLFEQTMCTKEAMAEINEFFKMPLDF from the exons ATGGCTGATAGCAATGACTACAACAGTCTTTTCTCTTTGTTGATCTCCGACATCAAATCTTACTCCGGCAGAGACCCCCTTGTCCCCTGGCTCCG AGGGATTAGGAAACTGAAAGACACGCTACCACCTCAGCTACTGAGAGAGAAACTCCCCAGATTTCTACAGAAATGTGCTGAGACATTTGTGTCTGACCGTCGTTATGCTAATGACTTGCGATATCTTCGCGTTTGGTTGCAATTG ATGGATTTCGTGGATGATCCAGGGGCGGTTTTGGGCACAATGAAGGCAAATCACATTGGTTTGAAGATGTCGCTGTTCTATCAGGCTTATGCTCTTTATTATGAAAAACTGAAAAGGTTTGAGGAGGCTGAAAAGATGTATCATTTGGGAGCAAAGAA CCTAGCCGAGCCTATGGAAGAACTACAAAAATCATTTGAGCAATTTATTCAGCGCATGAAGCGACACAAGAACAAGAGAATGGAG CGCCAGGCATGGAAAACTAAGACTCGGCCTTTGCCTGCTGGACTTGTCTCTCTCAGCAGCAAGGAGAATATAGAGaacaatgaaaataaaaatgtgactgCAGGACATAAGAAATCTTTGCCTGAAACACAAGCGAAATTTGGACATACGGAGAAGGAATCTAAATATCCAGGGTCCACATCAAACTTAAACCATGTTGAATTACGGACTATTCCATCTCTTAAAAAGAAAAGTTCTCTCAAGCATCATGATGGTAGTGAAAATCATATTGGTGAGGATACAGTTGTGGTAAAATTTGTAGGTACTGCAATTGTAGGAAAGTCTGAAGCAGAAGATGCATGCCATCATGGTCTGGTGGAGCCTACAATAAACACTAAAGAGGCTCTAAATGCAATAAATAGCATGTTTCAAGAGCCTCTAGAGCCAGCACATGGCAGCAGGAGATCTCAGAAAAACCAGACCAAAGCTGCTCAGATCTCAGCAAATGGTTTTGAGGTGTTTGTTGATGAGAATTTGGATAATGGGGTTGGAACCTCAAACCACAAGTTAGAAATGATTTCCTCAAACCCAAATCACAGAATTGAAGAAAGTCATCAACCTGTTCAAGAaccatttcaaatatatattgatgatgatgacagtAATGATACGACAAAGAGAGGCCAGGAGAACAACTTTAAACACAAAGAAGCTCAGGGATTGAAGGATGCTGCTCCCTTTCCTGGCAGTAAAGGTTCCATGTTTCTAAAGGCGCCTTTGGAAAATTCTAAAGCATCAAATGTGGAGAAACCTCCTCGCACACTAGTAAGAGAAGATACGGCTGTTTATCGGTTTGTAGGGTCCACCATTTCAGAAGAACCACAGGTGGAAAATGTTTGCCATCATGGTCTAGTAGAGCCCACAATAAACTTAAAGGAGGCCATGAATGACATAAATAACATGTTTGGAAAACCGATAGAATTCATGAGGAAAAATAGACCCAGGAAGCAGCAAGACAAAGCAAAAGAGAAGAAGATAGATTGTGGAGAATTTCTGATTCTTCCTGATGATGAACTGGATAATAAACCAGCTAAAATCAAAGCAAGTTCATGTTCCAGAAGTGAGAGTGATTTGTTCGAGCAGACTATGTGTACAAAGGAGGCAATGGCGGAGATAAATGAATTCTTTAAAATGCCATTGGACTTCTGA
- the LOC108211595 gene encoding non-classical arabinogalactan protein 30, which yields MASSQVTFFITLFLFSLAFSSMSASEEATTKTMEKKVDVVVEGMVYCQSCNKFGTWSLTGATPISAAKVSVICKNQKNQVSYYKAFATNANGYFYAQLDGFKMKNNLADHPLQACHVKLVSSPSQSCNLLTNVNYGLDGSPLRYEKKGLANNNYEAVIYAAGPLAFRPAYCTPSTHN from the coding sequence ATGGCAAGCAGCCAAGTCACATTTTTCATTACGCTCTTCCTCTTCTCGCTGGCCTTTTCCTCCATGTCAGCTTCTGAAGAAGCTACAACCAAAACTATGGAGAAAAAGGTTGATGTGGTGGTAGAAGGAATGGTATACTGCCAAAGCTGCAACAAATTCGGAACATGGTCATTGACTGGGGCTACACCAATTTCGGCTGCTAAAGTAAGTGTTATCTGCAAGAACCAGAAAAATCAAGTTAGCTACTACAAAGCATTTGCCACGAATGCAAACGGATATTTCTATGCACAGCTAGACGGATTTAAGATGAAAAATAACTTGGCCGACCATCCTCTCCAGGCATGCCACGTTAAGCTGGTTTCATCCCCTAGTCAGAGCTGCAACCTTCTTACTAATGTCAATTACGGACTTGATGGCTCCCCACTCCGTTATGAGAAGAAGGGTTTGGCCAATAACAATTATGAAGCTGTCATCTATGCTGCTGGACCCTTGGCTTTTCGTCCAGCTTATTGCACTCCCAGCACTCATAACTAA
- the LOC108215112 gene encoding uncharacterized protein LOC108215112, with protein sequence MSRSGEDPDHNQTPTSDDIVDDGDDYEEEEEEVSEESELREQKARMEHLFHRISNDTVPLRVHDVLIKGNIKTKEALIEAEIQSLREASSVQELLKAASIANARLQRLDIFESVNITLDSGPAELPGTTNVIVEVVEYKNPLSGDIGVFSRPEARTWSLEGALKLKNLFGYGDLWDGSLVYGWEQMSEVSAGVYLPRFRGFPTPVTIRASLSSQDWLKFSSFKEKLAGVSLGLLSTKNHDLAYNLSWRTLTDPSQRASRPVRRQLGHNLNSALKYTYKIDKRNSPLRPTKGYAFVSTTQIGGLSPDSRCLRFLRQELDLRCAFPLGFYNAALNFGVGVGVLFPWGSGFRSKPSSLLDRFYLGGNFSPVCTLGGPTSVLGFKTRGLGPTELRRKVNDDSESSDSHPGTDFLGGDLAVTAFADLSFDLPLRVLREAGIHGHIFASAGSLNKLSENEYRNLSYQKFRESLRSSIGCGVIIPTKLFRMEVNYCHIVSQQATDQGKTGVQFSFSPPST encoded by the exons ATGTCTCGCTCTGGCGAAGATCCCGACCACAATCAAACCCCTACCTCCGACGATATCGTCGACGACGGCGATGACtacgaagaagaagaagaagaggtcTCCGAAGAGTCAGAGCTCCGCGAACAAAAGGCGAGGATGGAGCATCTCTTCCACCGCATCTCCAACGATACGGTGCCGTTGCGAGTTCACGACGTGCTAATCAAAGGCAACATCAAGACGAAGGAGGCGCTGATTGAAGCTGAGATTCAGAGCTTAAGAGAGGCGAGTTCGGTGCAGGAGCTTCTCAAGGCGGCGAGTATTGCGAATGCCAGGCTACAGAGGCTGGATATTTTTGAATCGGTTAATATTACGCTTGATTCTGGACCAGCGGAGTTGCCTGGGACTACGAATGTAATTGTGGAAGTTGTTGAGTATAAGAACCCGCTTTCTGGCGATATCGGAGTTTTTAGCAGGCCTGAG GCTAGAACCTGGTCACTAGAAGGAGCACTCAAGTTGAAAAATTTGTTTGGGTATGGAGATCTATGGGATGGTTCTTTAGTTTATGGTTGGGAACAAATGTCGGAGGTTAGCGCTGGTGTATATTTACCCAGATTTAGAGGATTTCCTACTCCTGTAACTATTCGAGCATCCCTTTCTTCACAAGATTGGTTGAAGTTCTCTTCTTTTAAAGAGAAATTGGCGGGAGTGTCTCTCGGCCTCCTATCAACCAAGAATCATGACTTGGCATATAATTTATCTTGGCGTACACTGACAGATCCATCACAAAGGGCATCTAGGCCAGTGAGAAGGCAGCTTGGCCATAATTTGAACTCTGCACTGAAGTATACATATAAAATTGACAAGAGGAATTCTCCTCTTAGACCAACAAAAGGATACGCTTTTGTTTCTACAACACAGATAGGTGGCCTTTCACCTGATAGTCGGTGTCTACGCTTTCTTCGCCAG GAACTTGATCTTAGATGTGCTTTTCCCCTGGGCTTTTATAATGCTGCACTCAACTTTGGGGTTGGTGTTGGTGTACTTTTTCCATGGGGGAGTGGATTCCGGAGTAAACCATCTTCTTTGCTTGATAGATTCTACTTGGGTGGCAATTTTTCTCCTGTTTGCACATTGGGAGGACCGACGTCTGTATTGGGTTTTAAAACACGGGGGCTGGGCCCTACTGAACTGAGAAGGAAAGTGAATGATGATAGTGAGAGTTCTGACAGTCATCCTGGTACTGATTTTCTTGGAGGTGACCTTGCAGTTACCGCATTTGCAGACCTTTCTTTTGACTTGCCGTTGAGGGTGTTAAGAGAAGCAGGCATCCATGGACATATTTTTGCTTCTGCTGGGAGCCTCAATAAATTATCAGAAAATGAATACAGAAATTTGTCTTACCAGAAATTTCGTGAATCACTGAGAAGCTCCATAGGATGCGGAGTGATCATACCTACCAAACTTTTCCGTATGGAG GTTAACTATTGCCATATAGTGTCACAGCAAGCAACCGACCAAGGAAAGACTGGTGTGCAGTTCAGCTTTTCTCCACCGAGCACTTGA
- the LOC108213870 gene encoding uncharacterized protein LOC108213870, with protein sequence MAGVTKKMLSTAVLLLLTLLHYLHLRLCNVAVALGVNTITNNWNEKIFYLPMNVEYVSIAFTFLIHLAHQLTSFITGYYGYDRRFAWAESTAAFFHLLGASFAYIVSKDNLHAHSSFIALHLLALSAYSRITFEQNAKVQTVLLCQLLVYVFRLSIRIPQYHLLLDGLALPLSLVSTGDARIKFKVSEEDAHLLKLEPNSWFQVREDYADHVKFEGDVSQEVILSVSRKLENIVNFTMRDYQADVIKFKED encoded by the exons ATGGCTGGTGTAACTAAGAAGATGTTGTCAACCGCTGTTTTGCTGCTACTCACTCTGCTGCACTATCTTCACCTTCGACTCTGTAACGTG GCTGTTGCTTTAGGAGTGAACACAATAACGAACAACTGGAATGAGAAAATATTCTACTTGCCAATGAATGTGGAGTATGTTTCTATAGCTTTCACGTTCCTGATCCATTTAGCTCATCAACTCACGTCTTTTATTACCGGGTATTATGGCTATGATCGTCGATTTGCTTGGGCTGAATCTACTGCAGCATTTTTTCATCTACTCGGAGCTAGTTTTGCCTACATTGTAAGCAAGGATAACCTACACGCGCATAGCTCTTTTATTGCCCTACATTTGCTCGCCCTCTCAGCTTACAGTAGGATAACTTTTGAACAGAATGCTAAAGTGCAAACGGTCTTACTCTGCCAGTTGCTGGTATATGTGTTTAGGCTCTCTATTCGGATCCCACAATACCATCTTCTGTTAGATGGCTTGGCACTGCCCCTCTCACTGGTCAGTACAGGAGATGCGAGGATCAAGTTTAAAGTAAGTGAAGAAGACGCGCATCTTCTGAAGCTTGAACCGAATTCCTGGTTTCAAGTGAGAGAGGATTACGCTGACCATGTTAAGTTTGAAGGGGATGTTTCCCAGGAAGTGATTCTTTCAGTTTCCAGAAAACTAGAAAACATTGTCAACTTCACTATGAGGGATTATCAAGCAGACGTTATCAAGTTCAAGGAGGATTAA